In Salmo salar chromosome ssa15, Ssal_v3.1, whole genome shotgun sequence, one genomic interval encodes:
- the LOC106572003 gene encoding ubiA prenyltransferase domain-containing protein 1, producing the protein MIVAGTTADLGRGMAVGQKPSHAETFVLAGSNGHNETRHSGLNDVVRNHTADQRRSGMARVASDMRYKCAAYVLALRPWSFSASLIPVALGSALAYKLEGSVDLVILMVCAVAVLVVHGAGNLVNTYYDFSKGIDHKKSDDRTLVDEILAPQDVVMFGALLYSLGCLCATLLYFLSTLRMEHLALIYFGGLSSSFLYTGGIGLKYVALGDVVILITFGPLAVMFAHAVQVGYLSVLPLVYAVPLALNTEAILHSNNTRDMDSDKQAGIVTLAILIGPTLSYILFNLLLFFPYVLFCILATHYTISMALPLLTLPMAFPLERQFRSQCYSKIPQKTAKLNLLMGLFYVFGIILAPQGSLPLL; encoded by the exons ATGATTGTTGCTGGCACTACTGCAGACCTTGGCAGAGGTATGGCTGTGGGGCAGAAACCAAGCCACGCGGAGACATTTGTTTTGGCTGGATCAAATGGACATAATGAGACAAGGCATTCCGGTTTGAATGACGTTGTGCGGAACCACACCGCTGACCAGCGACGGTCAGGGATGGCCAGAGTTGCGTCCGACATGAGGTACAAGTGTGCTGCCTATGTGCTGGCCCTGCGGCCGTGGAGTTTCAGTGCCTCCCTCATACCGGTGGCGCTAGGCAGTGCCCTGGCCTACAAGCTGGAGGGCTCTGTGGACTTGGTCATCCTCATGGTGTGTGCCGTAGCTGTGCTGGTGGTGCATGGGGCAGGGAACCTGGTTAACACCTACTATGACTTCTCCAAAGGGATCGACCACAAGAAGAGTGATGATAGGACTCTTGTGGATGAGATCCTGGCACCGCAGGACGTGGTCATGTTTGGAGCGCTGCTCTACTCTCTGGGCTGCTTGTGTGCCACCCTGCTCTACTTTCTCTCCACATTGAGGATGGAACATCTGGCCCTTATTTATTTTGGAGGGCTCTCAAGTTCTTTCCTGTACACGGGAG GCATTGGTCTTAAGTATGTGGCCCTGGGGGATGTGGTGATCCTGATAACATTTGGCCCCCTGGCAGTCATGTTTGCCCACGCCGTGCAGGTCGGCTACCTGTCAGTCCTGCCCTTGGTCTACGCCGTCCCCCTGGCCCTCAACACGGAGGCCATTCTACACAGCAACAACACCAGAGACATGGACTCTGACAAACAGGCAGGCATCGTCACTCTGGCCATCCTCATTGGGCCCACGCTGTCCTACATCCTCTTCAACCTCCTGCTGTTTTTCCCTTACGTGCTCTTCTGCATTCTGGCCACCCACTACACCATCAGCATGGCCCTGCCCCTGCTCACGCTGCCCATGGCCTTCCCCCTGGAGAGGCAGTTCCGCAGCCAGTGCTATTCCAAGATCCCCCAAAAGACAGCCAAGCTCAACCTCCTGATGGGACTTTTCTATGTCTTTGGGATCATTCTGGCACCTCAAGGCAGCTTACCGCTATTGTGA